A window of the Hordeum vulgare subsp. vulgare chromosome 5H, MorexV3_pseudomolecules_assembly, whole genome shotgun sequence genome harbors these coding sequences:
- the LOC123398530 gene encoding probable carboxylesterase 2, which produces MAALALLLLLALGEGASALRGRADGEAVKFDFTPFLIQYESGRVQRFMGTSVVPPSVDARTGVASADVVVDQGTGLAVRLYRPSTRGRHGRLPVLLYFHGGAFVVESAFGPVYHNYLNALAARAGVIAVSVNYRLAPEHTLPAAYDDSWTALQWVLSNASRGSGSGSSWLSKYGDMSRLFVGGDSAGGNIAHNLAMRAGQQGGQDAGDIRPPIKGVALLDPYFLGGHASAWAERAWGFICAGRYGTEHPYVDPMALPAEAWRRLGAARVLVTRSGQDRLGPWQGAYVDALRGSGWGGKARLYETPGEGHCYFLNNLQSPKAAMHMATVAAFVNHSPS; this is translated from the coding sequence ATGGCCGCGCTCGCCTTGCTGCTCCTGCTCGCGCTCGGGGAGGGGGCCTCGGCATTGCGCGGCCGCGCCGACGGCGAGGCGGTCAAGTTCGACTTCACGCCGTTCCTCATCCAGTACGAGAGCGGGCGGGTGCAGCGGTTCATGGGCACCAGCGTGGTGCCGCCGTCCGTGGACGCGCGCACGGGCGTCGCCTCCGCGGACGTCGTCGTCGACCAGGGCACGGGCCTCGCCGTAAGGCTCTACCGGCCGAGCACCCGCGGCAGGCACGGCAGGCTGCCAGTGCTCCTCTACTTCCACGGCGGCGCGTTCGTCGTCGAGTCGGCCTTTGGCCCCGTGTACCACAACTACCTCAACGCGCTCGCGGCCAGGGCGGGCGTCATCGCCGTGTCGGTGAACTACCGCCTCGCGCCGGAGCACACGCTGCCGGCTGCCTACGACGACTCGTGGACGGCGCTCCAGTGGGTGCTCTCCAACGCCAGCCGcggctccggctccggctcctCCTGGCTCTCCAAGTACGGCGACATGTCCCGGCTGTTCGTCGGCGGGGACAGCGCCGGCGGCAACATCGCGCACAACCTGGCAATGCGCGCGGGGCAGCAGGGTGGGCAGGACGCCGGCGACATCAGACCGCCGATCAAGGGCGTGGCGCTGCTGGACCCCTACTTCCTGGGCGGGCACGCGAGCGCGTGGGCGGAGCGGGCGTGGGGGTTCATCTGCGCGGGGCGGTACGGGACGGAGCACCCGTACGTGGACCCGATGGCGCTGCCGGCGGAAGCGTGGCGGCGGCTCGGGGCGGCGCGCGTGCTGGTGACCAGGTCGGGGCAGGACCGGCTGGGGCCGTGGCAGGGGGCGTACGTGGACGCGCTCCGGGGCAGCGGCTGGGGCGGGAAGGCGCGGCTGTACGAGACGCCCGGCGAGGGGCACTGCTACTTCCTCAACAACCTCCAGTCGCCCAAGGCCGCCATGCATATGGCCACCGTCGCCGCCTTCGTCAATCACTCTCCTAGCTAG